One genomic segment of Nonomuraea coxensis DSM 45129 includes these proteins:
- the whiA gene encoding DNA-binding protein WhiA: protein MAMTGVVKDELSRLPVLKPCCRKAEVSTLLRFASGLHLVGGRIVIEAELDTNATARRLIKDIGEVFGHKAEVLVLAPAGLRKGSRYVVRVYRDGEALARQTGLIDNHGRPVRGLPRQVVAGAACDAEAAWRGAFLAHGSLTEPGRSMSLEVTCPGPEAALALVGSARRLKIHAKAREVRGVDRVVVRDGDAISALLTRLGAHDSVLAWEERRMRREVRATANRLANFDDANLRRSARAAVAAGARVQRALEILGDEAPEHLVVAGRLRVEHKQASLEELGQIADPPLTKDAIAGRIRRLLAMADKRASDLGIPNTEANLTVDMLAP, encoded by the coding sequence ATGGCGATGACAGGTGTGGTGAAAGACGAACTGAGCCGCCTGCCGGTGCTGAAGCCCTGCTGCCGCAAGGCCGAGGTTTCCACGCTGCTGCGGTTCGCCAGCGGCCTGCACCTGGTGGGCGGGCGGATCGTGATCGAGGCGGAGCTCGACACCAACGCCACCGCGCGGCGCCTGATCAAGGACATCGGTGAGGTGTTCGGCCACAAGGCGGAGGTGCTCGTGCTGGCCCCCGCCGGCCTGCGCAAGGGCTCCCGTTACGTGGTGCGCGTCTACCGGGACGGCGAGGCGCTCGCCCGCCAGACGGGGTTGATCGACAACCACGGCCGTCCCGTGCGCGGCCTGCCGCGGCAGGTGGTGGCCGGCGCGGCGTGCGACGCCGAGGCGGCCTGGCGTGGCGCGTTCCTGGCGCACGGCTCGCTCACCGAGCCTGGACGGTCGATGTCGCTGGAGGTCACCTGCCCGGGGCCCGAGGCGGCGCTGGCGCTCGTGGGCTCGGCGCGGCGGCTGAAGATCCACGCCAAGGCGCGCGAGGTGCGCGGCGTGGACCGGGTCGTGGTGCGCGACGGCGACGCCATCAGCGCGCTGCTCACCCGCCTGGGAGCGCACGACAGCGTGCTGGCCTGGGAAGAACGGCGGATGCGCCGCGAGGTGCGGGCCACCGCCAACCGGCTGGCCAACTTCGACGACGCCAACCTGCGGCGTTCGGCCCGCGCGGCGGTCGCCGCCGGGGCGCGGGTGCAGCGGGCGCTGGAGATCCTCGGTGACGAGGCGCCGGAGCACCTCGTGGTGGCCGGGCGGCTGCGGGTGGAGCACAAGCAGGCGTCCCTGGAGGAGCTGGGGCAGATCGCCGACCCGCCGCTGACGAAGGACGCGATCGCCGGGCGGATCAGGCGGTTGCTGGCGATGGCGGACAAGCGGGCGTCCGATCTCGGCATCCCCAACACCGAGGCCAACCTCACCGTCGACATGCTCGCGCCCTGA
- a CDS encoding gluconeogenesis factor YvcK family protein, with product MTDDGSAAPADAHSDDDPPACGPAATVLSDRSVDGRGPRVVALGGGHGLFASLSALRMVTDELTAVVTVADDGGSSGRLRRELGVLPPGDLRMALAALCGDDEWGSTWSEVVQHRFRSEGDLHGHAVGNLLIVALWELLGDPVAGLDWVGRLLGAHGRVLPMASVPLDIVAEVELDGVISTVRGQVACALTPGRVQAISLVPEDPPARPEAVAAVSEADWVVFGPGSWFTSVLPHLKVPELARALHATRARRLVTLNLAPQAGETDDFSPQQHLEVLRQHAPDLSIDVVLADTGVVDDPGALEKAAAALGARVVMADVAAGDGSPRHDPRRLASVLDEIFLQKR from the coding sequence GTGACCGATGACGGTTCCGCGGCGCCGGCGGACGCACACTCTGACGACGACCCGCCCGCCTGCGGCCCGGCCGCAACCGTTCTGTCCGACCGGTCGGTGGACGGGCGGGGGCCGCGGGTGGTGGCGCTCGGCGGAGGGCATGGGCTGTTCGCGTCGCTGTCCGCGTTACGGATGGTCACCGACGAGCTGACCGCGGTCGTGACCGTCGCCGACGACGGCGGCTCCAGCGGCCGGTTGCGCCGCGAGCTGGGCGTGCTCCCGCCCGGCGACCTGCGCATGGCGCTGGCGGCGCTGTGCGGCGACGACGAGTGGGGCAGCACCTGGAGCGAAGTGGTGCAGCACCGTTTCCGCAGCGAGGGCGACCTGCACGGGCACGCCGTCGGCAACCTGCTGATCGTGGCCCTGTGGGAGCTGCTGGGCGATCCGGTGGCCGGGCTCGACTGGGTCGGCCGGCTGCTGGGCGCGCACGGCCGGGTGCTGCCGATGGCGTCCGTGCCGCTGGACATCGTCGCCGAGGTGGAGCTCGACGGCGTCATCTCGACCGTCCGCGGCCAGGTCGCGTGCGCCCTGACCCCCGGCCGCGTCCAGGCCATCTCCCTGGTGCCCGAGGACCCGCCCGCGCGGCCCGAGGCCGTGGCGGCGGTGTCGGAGGCCGACTGGGTGGTGTTCGGGCCCGGCTCGTGGTTCACCAGCGTCCTGCCGCACCTCAAGGTGCCCGAGCTGGCCAGGGCGCTGCACGCGACCCGGGCGCGCCGGCTCGTCACGCTCAACCTGGCCCCGCAGGCCGGCGAGACCGACGACTTCTCCCCGCAGCAGCATCTGGAGGTGCTCCGGCAGCACGCGCCGGACCTGTCGATCGACGTCGTCCTCGCCGACACCGGCGTGGTCGACGATCCCGGCGCCCTGGAGAAGGCCGCCGCCGCGCTCGGCGCGCGGGTCGTCATGGCCGACGTGGCGGCCGGCGACGGCTCGCCCCGGCACGACCCACGACGTCTTGCCTCCGTCCTGGACGAGATTTTCCTCCAGAAGCGTTGA
- the rapZ gene encoding RNase adapter RapZ: MSADPAFVIVTGMSGAGRSTAAKALEDLGWFVIDNLPPGLLFAMAEEAGKVKLAADKVAAVVDVRSLAFTTDLNAAIEELEARGVRVRVVFLEASDEELVRRFENVRRPHPLQGEGRLVDGITRERGILREVRANADLVIDTSSHNVHDLRNKIVAYFGGEDRPGLRLNVVSFGFKYGLPVDADLVVDCRFLPNPHWVPELRPMNGLDASVSDYVLGQPGAKEFLDAYEEVLKVVAAGYAREGKSYATLAVGCTGGKHRSVAMAEQVAARLRDRGMEVQVSHRDVGRE; this comes from the coding sequence ATGAGCGCCGACCCGGCGTTCGTCATCGTGACCGGCATGTCCGGGGCGGGCCGCAGCACGGCGGCCAAGGCCCTGGAGGATCTGGGCTGGTTCGTCATCGACAACCTGCCGCCGGGGCTGCTGTTCGCCATGGCCGAGGAGGCGGGCAAGGTCAAGCTGGCCGCCGACAAGGTCGCCGCCGTGGTCGACGTGCGCAGCCTCGCCTTCACCACCGACCTCAACGCGGCCATCGAGGAGCTGGAGGCGCGCGGGGTCCGAGTGCGGGTGGTGTTCCTGGAGGCCAGCGACGAGGAGCTGGTGCGCCGGTTCGAGAACGTCCGCAGGCCCCACCCGTTGCAGGGCGAGGGGCGGCTGGTCGACGGCATCACCCGCGAGCGGGGCATCCTGCGCGAGGTGCGGGCCAACGCCGACCTGGTGATCGACACCTCCTCGCACAACGTCCACGACCTGCGCAACAAGATCGTCGCGTACTTCGGCGGCGAGGACAGGCCGGGGCTGCGGCTCAACGTGGTGTCCTTCGGCTTCAAGTACGGGCTGCCGGTCGACGCCGACCTCGTCGTGGACTGCCGGTTCCTGCCCAACCCGCACTGGGTGCCGGAGCTGCGGCCCATGAACGGGCTCGACGCCTCCGTCAGCGACTACGTCCTCGGGCAGCCGGGCGCCAAGGAGTTCCTCGACGCGTACGAGGAGGTCCTGAAGGTGGTCGCGGCCGGGTACGCGCGTGAGGGCAAGAGCTACGCGACGCTCGCGGTGGGCTGCACGGGCGGCAAGCACCGCAGCGTGGCCATGGCCGAGCAGGTCGCCGCCCGGCTGCGTGACCGCGGCATGGAGGTCCAGGTCAGCCACCGGGATGTGGGGCGCGAGTGA
- the uvrC gene encoding excinuclease ABC subunit UvrC → MARSAGSPLSFRPKPGSIPESPGVYRFRDAHGRVIYVGKAKSLRQRLNSYFADFSALHPRTQSMLTTAADVDWTVVGTEVEALQLEYSWIKEFDPRFNVKYRDDKSYPYLAVTMGEDFPRVQVMRGAKRKGTRYFGPYSHAWAIRETVDLLLRVFPVRTCSAGVFKRAGQIGRPCLLGYIDKCSAPCVGRVTPEEHRELAEDFCDFMAGNTSRFIRRLEKEMRAAASEQEYERAARLRDDVQALQRALEKQAVVLGEGTDADVIALAEDPLEAAVMVFYVRGGRIRGQRGWVVDKVEETTPGELVEQFLLQMYAEAGAESMPREVLVPALPPDCEAVAELLSEQRRARVEVRVPQRGDKRTLMETVERNAKESLAQHKIRRASDLTTRSKALQEIADALDLDQAPLRIECYDVSHLQGENVVASMVVFEDGLARKSEYRRFSVKTKEGDVASIHEVILRRFRRYLQERSDTGELVPDEYGEEGGPAEDGGHGPIDPETGRPRKFAYPPNLVVVDGAGPQAAAAQRALDELGVDDVAVCGLAKRLEEVWLPGDDQPVIMPRSSEGLYLLQRVRDEAHRFAITYHRSKRSRGIKESALDGVPGLGPARRQALLKHFGSVKKLREASAAEICEVPGIGPAIAEVIVATLADGSPRPVSTEAGAGARTRELAPREGGAG, encoded by the coding sequence GTGGCGAGATCTGCGGGCAGTCCTCTGAGTTTCCGGCCGAAGCCGGGTTCGATCCCCGAGTCCCCGGGGGTCTACCGGTTCAGGGACGCCCACGGCCGGGTGATCTACGTCGGCAAGGCCAAGAGCCTGCGGCAGCGGCTCAACTCGTACTTCGCCGACTTCTCCGCGCTGCACCCGCGCACGCAGTCGATGCTGACCACCGCGGCCGACGTCGACTGGACGGTCGTCGGCACCGAGGTCGAGGCGCTGCAGCTCGAATACTCCTGGATCAAGGAGTTCGACCCGCGTTTCAACGTCAAGTACCGCGACGACAAGTCCTACCCCTACCTCGCGGTCACGATGGGGGAGGACTTCCCCCGGGTGCAGGTCATGCGCGGCGCCAAGCGCAAGGGCACCCGCTACTTCGGCCCCTACTCGCACGCCTGGGCCATCCGGGAGACCGTCGACCTGCTGCTGCGGGTCTTCCCCGTACGCACGTGCAGTGCCGGGGTGTTCAAGCGGGCCGGGCAGATCGGCCGTCCCTGCCTGCTCGGCTACATCGACAAGTGCTCCGCGCCGTGCGTCGGCCGGGTCACCCCCGAGGAGCACCGCGAGCTGGCCGAGGACTTCTGCGACTTCATGGCGGGCAACACCAGCCGCTTCATCAGGCGGCTGGAGAAGGAGATGCGCGCCGCCGCCTCCGAGCAGGAGTACGAGCGCGCCGCCCGGCTCAGGGACGACGTCCAGGCGCTGCAGCGCGCGCTGGAGAAGCAGGCGGTCGTGCTCGGCGAGGGCACCGACGCCGACGTCATCGCCCTGGCCGAGGACCCTCTCGAAGCCGCCGTCATGGTCTTCTACGTGCGCGGCGGGCGCATCCGCGGCCAGCGCGGCTGGGTGGTCGACAAGGTCGAGGAGACCACGCCGGGCGAGCTGGTCGAGCAGTTCCTGCTGCAGATGTACGCCGAGGCCGGCGCCGAGTCGATGCCGCGCGAGGTGCTCGTCCCCGCTCTGCCGCCCGACTGCGAGGCGGTCGCCGAGCTGCTGAGCGAGCAGCGCCGGGCCAGGGTCGAGGTCCGGGTGCCGCAGCGCGGCGACAAGCGCACCCTCATGGAGACCGTCGAGCGCAACGCGAAGGAGTCGCTGGCCCAGCACAAGATCCGGCGCGCCAGCGACCTCACCACCCGCAGCAAGGCGCTGCAGGAGATCGCCGACGCGCTCGACCTCGACCAGGCGCCGCTGCGCATCGAGTGCTACGACGTCTCCCACCTGCAGGGCGAGAACGTCGTCGCGTCCATGGTGGTCTTCGAGGACGGCCTCGCGCGCAAGAGCGAATACCGGCGTTTCTCGGTCAAGACCAAGGAGGGCGACGTCGCCTCGATCCACGAGGTGATCCTCCGCCGGTTCCGCCGCTACCTGCAGGAACGGTCCGACACCGGCGAGCTGGTCCCCGACGAGTACGGCGAGGAAGGCGGGCCCGCTGAGGACGGCGGGCACGGCCCGATCGACCCCGAGACCGGCCGGCCGCGCAAGTTCGCCTACCCGCCCAACCTGGTCGTGGTCGACGGCGCCGGCCCCCAGGCGGCCGCGGCCCAGCGCGCGCTCGACGAGCTGGGCGTGGACGACGTGGCGGTGTGCGGGCTGGCCAAGCGGCTGGAGGAGGTCTGGCTGCCGGGCGACGACCAGCCGGTCATCATGCCCAGGTCCAGCGAAGGGCTCTACCTGCTGCAGCGCGTGCGTGACGAGGCGCACCGCTTCGCCATCACCTACCACCGGTCGAAGCGTTCGCGCGGCATCAAGGAGAGCGCGCTCGACGGCGTTCCCGGGCTCGGGCCGGCGCGGCGGCAGGCGCTGCTCAAGCACTTCGGGTCGGTGAAGAAGCTGCGCGAGGCGAGCGCGGCCGAGATCTGCGAGGTGCCGGGCATCGGGCCGGCCATCGCCGAGGTCATCGTCGCCACCCTGGCGGACGGGTCGCCCAGGCCCGTGTCCACCGAGGCCGGGGCCGGCGCCCGTACGCGGGAGCTCGCGCCCCGGGAAGGGGGAGCGGGGTGA
- a CDS encoding Rieske (2Fe-2S) protein, with amino-acid sequence MIAGVGAGGLTLALAACGGGTDAATGTDAATGGDATGSAAPQASAGESSAPQTAEALAKTADIPVGGGTILKDQKIVVVQPTAGEFKAYSAVCTHKGCVVGSVDGGAIVCPCHNSRFNIADGAVAGGPAQGPLPEKAIKVEGDQITLA; translated from the coding sequence GTGATAGCGGGCGTCGGAGCCGGTGGCCTCACACTGGCCCTCGCGGCCTGTGGCGGCGGCACCGATGCGGCGACCGGCACCGATGCGGCGACCGGCGGCGACGCCACCGGGTCGGCGGCGCCTCAGGCGAGCGCCGGCGAGTCCAGCGCGCCGCAGACCGCCGAGGCGCTGGCCAAGACGGCCGACATCCCCGTGGGGGGCGGCACGATCCTCAAGGACCAGAAGATCGTGGTCGTGCAGCCCACCGCGGGGGAGTTCAAGGCGTACAGCGCGGTCTGCACGCACAAGGGGTGCGTGGTGGGCAGCGTCGACGGCGGCGCCATCGTCTGCCCGTGCCACAACAGCAGGTTCAACATCGCCGACGGAGCGGTGGCGGGCGGGCCTGCCCAGGGACCGCTGCCGGAGAAAGCGATCAAGGTCGAGGGCGACCAGATCACCCTGGCCTGA
- a CDS encoding Rieske (2Fe-2S) protein, translated as MTDTTRRTMMLGAGGAGLAAFLTACASYGTPTTDASAAPADEPADEASSEAPKKKTAKAKALADTSDIEVGGGKVFEAQKIVVTQPVEGDFKAFSAVCTHAGCTVATVQNKTINCPCHGSKFSIEDGSVADGPAPEPLKEKKITVDGGKIRLA; from the coding sequence ATGACGGATACGACGCGCCGGACGATGATGCTGGGCGCGGGAGGCGCCGGGCTCGCGGCGTTCCTGACGGCGTGCGCGAGCTACGGCACGCCGACGACCGACGCGAGCGCGGCGCCCGCGGACGAGCCGGCCGACGAGGCGTCGTCCGAGGCGCCCAAGAAGAAGACGGCCAAGGCGAAGGCGCTGGCCGACACCTCCGACATCGAGGTGGGCGGCGGCAAGGTCTTCGAGGCGCAGAAGATCGTGGTCACGCAGCCGGTGGAGGGCGACTTCAAGGCGTTCTCGGCGGTCTGCACGCACGCGGGCTGCACGGTCGCCACCGTCCAGAACAAGACGATCAACTGCCCGTGCCACGGCAGCAAGTTCAGCATCGAGGACGGCTCGGTGGCGGACGGGCCCGCGCCCGAGCCGCTCAAGGAGAAGAAGATCACGGTGGACGGCGGCAAGATCCGCCTGGCTTAG
- a CDS encoding Rieske (2Fe-2S) protein — MPGRREVLGVAGVAACGVALAACGTGDAQSRPSLKGQVIAKTADVPVGGGKLIGDLKLVVTQPQQGVYKAFSAACTHKGCTVSTPKDNVITCACHGSEFAADSGAPNKGPATAPLTAIAVKVEGDGIVVA, encoded by the coding sequence GTGCCTGGACGGCGTGAGGTGCTCGGGGTGGCCGGGGTGGCGGCGTGCGGCGTGGCGCTCGCCGCCTGCGGCACCGGCGACGCCCAGTCGCGGCCCAGCCTGAAGGGACAGGTCATCGCCAAGACGGCAGACGTGCCTGTGGGCGGCGGCAAGCTCATCGGCGACCTGAAGCTCGTGGTGACGCAGCCTCAGCAGGGGGTCTACAAGGCGTTCAGCGCGGCCTGCACGCACAAGGGCTGCACCGTCAGCACGCCGAAGGACAACGTCATCACGTGCGCCTGCCACGGCAGCGAGTTCGCCGCCGACAGCGGCGCCCCCAACAAGGGGCCGGCCACCGCGCCGCTGACCGCCATCGCGGTCAAGGTGGAGGGCGACGGCATCGTGGTGGCCTGA